A region from the Prionailurus viverrinus isolate Anna chromosome E2, UM_Priviv_1.0, whole genome shotgun sequence genome encodes:
- the NFKBIB gene encoding NF-kappa-B inhibitor beta isoform X2 — MAGVACLGKVAEADEWCDSGLGSLGPDAAAPGGPGLGAELGPGLSWAPLVFGYVTEDGDTALHLAVIHQHEPFLDFLLGFAAGTEYLDLQNDLGQGPDRTSDADRLPVTSYPDPDSEKEDDESEEDWKLQLEAENYEGHTPLHVAVIHKDAEMVRLLREAGADLNKPEPTCGRSPLHLAVEAQAADVLELLLRAGADPAARMYGGRTPLGSATLRPNPVLARLLRAHGAAEPEDEDDRPGPCSSSSDSDSGDEGDEYDDIVVHSGRGQNRLPPTPASKPLPDDPV; from the exons ATGGCGGGGGTCGCGTGCTTGGGGAAAGTTGCGGAGGCCGACGAATGGTGCGACAGTGGACTGGGCTCTCTGGGTCCGGACGCAGCAGCCCCCGGAGGACCGGGGCTGGGCGCCGAGCTGGGCCCGGGTCTGTCGTGGGCGCCCCTCGTCTTCGGCTACGTCACTGAGGATGGGGACAC GGCATTGCACTTGGCAGTGATTCATCAGCATGAGCCCTTCCTGGATTTCCTCCTAGGCTTCGCGGCTGGCACCGAGTACCTGGACTTGCAGAATGACCTGGGCCAG GGCCCCGACCGCACCTCTGACGCCGACCGCCTGCCTGTCACCTCGTACCCCGACCCCGACTCGGAGAAGGAAGATGACGAGAGCGAGGAGGATTGGAAGCTGCAGCTGGAGGCTGAAAACTATGAGG GCCATACCCCGCTTCACGTGGCCGTCATCCACAAAGACGCAGAGATGGTCCGGCTGCTCCGGGAGGCTGGAGCTGACCTCAACAAACCG GAGCCCACGTGCGGCCGGAGCCCCCTGCACTTGGCAGTGGAGGCCCAAGCAGCCGACGTGCTGGAGCttctcctgagggcaggggccGACCCCGCCGCCCGCATGTACGGTGGCCGCACCCCACTGGGTAGTGCCACGCTCCGGCCCAACCCCGTCCTCGCCCGCCTTCTCCGTGCACATGGAGCCGCTGAGCCCGAGGACGAGGACGACAGACCCGGCCCCTGCAGCAGCAGTAGCGACAGTGACAGCGGGGACGAGGGC GATGAATACGACGACATCGTGGTCCACAGTGGCCGCGGCCAAAACCGGctacctcccaccccagcctcgaAACCTCTCCCTGATGACCCCGTCTGA
- the NFKBIB gene encoding NF-kappa-B inhibitor beta isoform X1: MAGVACLGKVAEADEWCDSGLGSLGPDAAAPGGPGLGAELGPGLSWAPLVFGYVTEDGDTALHLAVIHQHEPFLDFLLGFAAGTEYLDLQNDLGQTALHLAAILGEASTVEKLYAAGAGLRVAERGGHTALHLACRMRAHACARVLLQPRPRCARGAPNTYLAQGPDRTSDADRLPVTSYPDPDSEKEDDESEEDWKLQLEAENYEGHTPLHVAVIHKDAEMVRLLREAGADLNKPEPTCGRSPLHLAVEAQAADVLELLLRAGADPAARMYGGRTPLGSATLRPNPVLARLLRAHGAAEPEDEDDRPGPCSSSSDSDSGDEGDEYDDIVVHSGRGQNRLPPTPASKPLPDDPV, translated from the exons ATGGCGGGGGTCGCGTGCTTGGGGAAAGTTGCGGAGGCCGACGAATGGTGCGACAGTGGACTGGGCTCTCTGGGTCCGGACGCAGCAGCCCCCGGAGGACCGGGGCTGGGCGCCGAGCTGGGCCCGGGTCTGTCGTGGGCGCCCCTCGTCTTCGGCTACGTCACTGAGGATGGGGACAC GGCATTGCACTTGGCAGTGATTCATCAGCATGAGCCCTTCCTGGATTTCCTCCTAGGCTTCGCGGCTGGCACCGAGTACCTGGACTTGCAGAATGACCTGGGCCAG ACAGCCCTTCACCTGGCAGCCATCCTGGGGGAGGCCTCCACAGTGGAGAAGTTGTACGCGGCGGGTGCCGGGTTGCGTGTGGCGGAGCGCGGGGGCCACACGGCACTGCACCTGGCCTGTCGCATGAGGGCACACGCCTGCGCCCGTGTGCTACTCCAGCCCCGTCCCCGGTGCGCCAGGGGAGCCCCCAACACCTACCTCGCTCAGGGCCCCGACCGCACCTCTGACGCCGACCGCCTGCCTGTCACCTCGTACCCCGACCCCGACTCGGAGAAGGAAGATGACGAGAGCGAGGAGGATTGGAAGCTGCAGCTGGAGGCTGAAAACTATGAGG GCCATACCCCGCTTCACGTGGCCGTCATCCACAAAGACGCAGAGATGGTCCGGCTGCTCCGGGAGGCTGGAGCTGACCTCAACAAACCG GAGCCCACGTGCGGCCGGAGCCCCCTGCACTTGGCAGTGGAGGCCCAAGCAGCCGACGTGCTGGAGCttctcctgagggcaggggccGACCCCGCCGCCCGCATGTACGGTGGCCGCACCCCACTGGGTAGTGCCACGCTCCGGCCCAACCCCGTCCTCGCCCGCCTTCTCCGTGCACATGGAGCCGCTGAGCCCGAGGACGAGGACGACAGACCCGGCCCCTGCAGCAGCAGTAGCGACAGTGACAGCGGGGACGAGGGC GATGAATACGACGACATCGTGGTCCACAGTGGCCGCGGCCAAAACCGGctacctcccaccccagcctcgaAACCTCTCCCTGATGACCCCGTCTGA
- the CCER2 gene encoding coiled-coil domain-containing glutamate-rich protein 2 isoform X3 → MQSRGPASVLLLLPLPLLLALLPGAATAAPLAPRPSKEELTRCLAEVVTEVLTLGRAQRSPCTALLHKGKEGPGPRASRGPPPHPGFRPGLPGGKVVSSQGPLAWAGTARPVSRPASSPTLGGPCRGTGWEQRTSPRPDPPLPVLGSPPVGPRAGPRTPPGPVPDSAAQRASSLFPPEMCETEPYGCVSTKEKGLLVGDFKKQEAGKMRSSQEARDEEEAAERAHKSEEHDTVRLEHVRDELKKATELLGEEIRREG, encoded by the exons ATGCAGAGCCGCGGGCCCGCCTCCGTGCTGCTGTTGCTGCCGCTGCCCCTGCTTCTGGCGCTGCTGCCGGGGGCCG CCACCGCTGCTCCCTTGGCGCCAAGACCTTCCAAGGAAGAG CTGACCCGCTGTCTGGCAGAAGTGGTCACAGAAGTGCTGACGCTGGGCCGGGCCCAGAGAAGCCCCTGCACAGCTCTCCTCCACAAAGGTAAGGAGGGCCCAGGCCCCAGAGCCTCTCgggggcccccaccccacccggggTTCCGGCCGGGGCTGCCTGGAGGAAAGGTGGTCTCATCCCAGGGCCCCCTTGCCTGGGCTGGCACGGCACGCCCAGTGTCCCGTCCGgcctccagccccaccctgggGGGTCCCTGCAGAGGTACGGGATGGGAGCAGAGAACATCCCCCAGACCTGACCCTCCTCTCCCGGTTTTGGGCAGCCCCCCTGTGGGGCCTCGGGCAGGCCCCAGAACTCCTCCAGGTCCGGTTCCCGATTCTGCTGCACAGAGAgcatcctctctctttccaccaGAGATGTGTGAGACAGAGCCCTACGGCTGTGTGTCCACCAAAGAGAAAGGCCTACTGGTTGGGGATTTCAAGAAGCAAGAGGCTGGGAAGATGAGGTCCAGCCAGGAAGCGAGGGATGAGGAAGAGGCAGCCGAGAGGGCCCACAAGTCTGAG GAGCATGACACGGTGCGGCTGGAGCACGTGCGAGATGAGCTAAAGAAGGCAACGGAGCTTCTCGGGGAGGAGATCAGGAGGGAGGGATGA
- the CCER2 gene encoding coiled-coil domain-containing glutamate-rich protein 2 isoform X2 → MQSRGPASVLLLLPLPLLLALLPGAATAAPLAPRPSKEELTRCLAEVVTEVLTLGRAQRSPCTALLHKEMCETEPYGCVSTKEKGLLVGDFKKQEAGKMRSSQEARDEEEAAERAHKSEVREQTIREQLHSRLHQEEEEEQEREEEEEERKKRGPVEPFEGPWKRRPEGGGGPHKRVAEQASDEETAQFEAEEKGVQVLGTGHGLWQGAEAGGGERHEDSPHHHRLRQPEAGPKQEEKEEASEREEHDTVRLEHVRDELKKATELLGEEIRREG, encoded by the exons ATGCAGAGCCGCGGGCCCGCCTCCGTGCTGCTGTTGCTGCCGCTGCCCCTGCTTCTGGCGCTGCTGCCGGGGGCCG CCACCGCTGCTCCCTTGGCGCCAAGACCTTCCAAGGAAGAG CTGACCCGCTGTCTGGCAGAAGTGGTCACAGAAGTGCTGACGCTGGGCCGGGCCCAGAGAAGCCCCTGCACAGCTCTCCTCCACAAAG AGATGTGTGAGACAGAGCCCTACGGCTGTGTGTCCACCAAAGAGAAAGGCCTACTGGTTGGGGATTTCAAGAAGCAAGAGGCTGGGAAGATGAGGTCCAGCCAGGAAGCGAGGGATGAGGAAGAGGCAGCCGAGAGGGCCCACAAGTCTGAGGTGCGGGAACAGACCATCCGCGAGCAGCTCCATAGCCGGCTccaccaggaggaggaggaggagcaggagcgggaggaggaggaggaggagaggaagaagagggggccCGTGGAACCCTTCGAAGGCCCGTGGAAGCGGCGCCCAGAGGGTGGAGGGGGGCCCCACAAGCGAGTGGCAGAGCAGGCCAGTGACGAGGAGACAGCCCAGTTTGAGGCCGAGGAGAAGGGTGTGCAGGTGCTGGGCACGGGCCACGGCCTGTGGCAGGGGGCCGAGGCGGGTGGAGGAGAAAGGCACGAGGACTCGCCGCATCACCACCGCCTCCGCCAGCCAGAAGCCGGGCCcaagcaggaggagaaggaagaggcttccgagagggag GAGCATGACACGGTGCGGCTGGAGCACGTGCGAGATGAGCTAAAGAAGGCAACGGAGCTTCTCGGGGAGGAGATCAGGAGGGAGGGATGA
- the CCER2 gene encoding coiled-coil domain-containing glutamate-rich protein 2 isoform X1 — MQSRGPASVLLLLPLPLLLALLPGAATAAPLAPRPSKEELTRCLAEVVTEVLTLGRAQRSPCTALLHKGKEGPGPRASRGPPPHPGFRPGLPGGKVVSSQGPLAWAGTARPVSRPASSPTLGGPCRGTGWEQRTSPRPDPPLPVLGSPPVGPRAGPRTPPGPVPDSAAQRASSLFPPEMCETEPYGCVSTKEKGLLVGDFKKQEAGKMRSSQEARDEEEAAERAHKSEVREQTIREQLHSRLHQEEEEEQEREEEEEERKKRGPVEPFEGPWKRRPEGGGGPHKRVAEQASDEETAQFEAEEKGVQVLGTGHGLWQGAEAGGGERHEDSPHHHRLRQPEAGPKQEEKEEASEREEHDTVRLEHVRDELKKATELLGEEIRREG; from the exons ATGCAGAGCCGCGGGCCCGCCTCCGTGCTGCTGTTGCTGCCGCTGCCCCTGCTTCTGGCGCTGCTGCCGGGGGCCG CCACCGCTGCTCCCTTGGCGCCAAGACCTTCCAAGGAAGAG CTGACCCGCTGTCTGGCAGAAGTGGTCACAGAAGTGCTGACGCTGGGCCGGGCCCAGAGAAGCCCCTGCACAGCTCTCCTCCACAAAGGTAAGGAGGGCCCAGGCCCCAGAGCCTCTCgggggcccccaccccacccggggTTCCGGCCGGGGCTGCCTGGAGGAAAGGTGGTCTCATCCCAGGGCCCCCTTGCCTGGGCTGGCACGGCACGCCCAGTGTCCCGTCCGgcctccagccccaccctgggGGGTCCCTGCAGAGGTACGGGATGGGAGCAGAGAACATCCCCCAGACCTGACCCTCCTCTCCCGGTTTTGGGCAGCCCCCCTGTGGGGCCTCGGGCAGGCCCCAGAACTCCTCCAGGTCCGGTTCCCGATTCTGCTGCACAGAGAgcatcctctctctttccaccaGAGATGTGTGAGACAGAGCCCTACGGCTGTGTGTCCACCAAAGAGAAAGGCCTACTGGTTGGGGATTTCAAGAAGCAAGAGGCTGGGAAGATGAGGTCCAGCCAGGAAGCGAGGGATGAGGAAGAGGCAGCCGAGAGGGCCCACAAGTCTGAGGTGCGGGAACAGACCATCCGCGAGCAGCTCCATAGCCGGCTccaccaggaggaggaggaggagcaggagcgggaggaggaggaggaggagaggaagaagagggggccCGTGGAACCCTTCGAAGGCCCGTGGAAGCGGCGCCCAGAGGGTGGAGGGGGGCCCCACAAGCGAGTGGCAGAGCAGGCCAGTGACGAGGAGACAGCCCAGTTTGAGGCCGAGGAGAAGGGTGTGCAGGTGCTGGGCACGGGCCACGGCCTGTGGCAGGGGGCCGAGGCGGGTGGAGGAGAAAGGCACGAGGACTCGCCGCATCACCACCGCCTCCGCCAGCCAGAAGCCGGGCCcaagcaggaggagaaggaagaggcttccgagagggag GAGCATGACACGGTGCGGCTGGAGCACGTGCGAGATGAGCTAAAGAAGGCAACGGAGCTTCTCGGGGAGGAGATCAGGAGGGAGGGATGA